A window of Streptomyces broussonetiae genomic DNA:
CGGAGTCTGCGAGCAGGGTGACGGCGGCGTGGGTGATGCGGCTGCCGGGGCCGATGAGGAGTACGGCGAGGTAGGCGGCGGGGACATGGACGATGCGGGCTTTGTTGATCAGGACGACGGCGTTGTCGTCCCGGTCGATGTGGCATCGCTCGATGTACAGGCTGGAGACGCGGTCCTCGATCCTGTGGACGTCCTGCGGGCCGGTCCGCCACCAGGGTTCAGCCATGTGGTGCCTCCTGCAGGAGTGGGGCGAGGGTGAGCATGCCCTGGCCGTAGCCTTTGGCGGGGCCGATGCCGCCCAGCAGGGTCGCCTGTAGGGCGACGGGGTCGGTGACGCGGAGCCGTCCCTGGAAGGTGGCGGTGGAGAGCGTGACGCGGGGGCCGTCCTTGCCCTTGCGGAACCGCAGGGTGTCCCGGGCGATGAGGGACACCGCCGGCGCCGGGCCTGCGGGAGCCTCGGCGGCGGTGGATGCGTCGAGGTCGATGGTGGTGCCGGTGTCGGTGGCGGGGATGGTGAAGCCGTGCCGTTCGGTTCGGGTGAGCAGCCAGGTGAGCTGTTGTGCCGCGGTGCGGTGCGCGACGCGGAAGCCGCGCCGCTTTTCCAGCGTGTCCGCGTTCTTCATGCGCTGCAGCTGCTCTTCGCTGGGTTTGACGGGCCGCTGCACGGTCTGGACCGGGTTGGCTGTCAGTCGGAAGGCGAATTCCCGGCCCACGGCGAGGCGTTGCAGCAGGGGAGCGTAGTCGGCGATGAGTGGTTGCCCGCCGTCGGCGTCCGGCCAGCCGGCCTGTTCTACCAGGTGCTGCCAGGATGGGCGGTTCTCGGTGAGGACCAGAATCTCGGCGCGGTGTGGGGTGTTGCTCTCCAGCCGCCACAGCACGCGTTCGGTGACGGGTTGGGTAGCGAGGCCGCCGAGGACGGCGGCGTGCAGCCGGTGCGGGTTGGCCAGCAGGGAGACAGCGGCCCGGCGGCGGGGGTTGAGGGCGATCTTCGACAGGTAAGGCATGGGTCACCAGCCCAGGAGAGCGAAGGGGTCGTGGCCAAGGTCCGTTCTGCCGGCGGGGATATCGGCGGCCTGGCCGGTCGTTTGCTGGCCGGTGGGGAGGCTGATCCACAGGTGTCGCACGGTGCGTTGGCTGAAGAGGGTGCCGGTCTTCAGGTCGTAGGTGTCGGGTACGTCGGTGGCGGTGAGGTCGCCGGCCGGGTCTTCGACGGTGGCCTCTACTGTCACTTGCGCTCCCCTGAAGCGGGCACGGTGAGGTGCGGATGCCTGCCAGGGGACGTCTTCGAGCACCTTGGGCAGATCGGTGTCGGGGTGCAGGCCGAGGCTCACGGGTCCGGTCGGCGGGCAGGAGCGGCGGCCGAGCGAGAGCGGGAAGGCGGGGTGGCGTACGGCGTGTTCCAGGTGCTGCAGCAGCGCGGCGGGGCCGGCGACGGCGGCGGTGAAGACCGCGTCCTGCAGGTAGTACCGCTGGGTGACGCCGGTGTACTTGGCCGGGCCGGTCTTCTTCTGTGCGCCCTTGGCGTCGACCTTGGCGGCCGGCAGCGCAAGGCCGCGGTGGTCGCTGACGGTGTGGTAGTCGCGCAGCAGCGTGCCGGGCTGGTCGACCCGTACGCCCAGGCGCAGGCCGAGCAGGTCGGTCAGGGATGCTTCGCGGGGGCGGCCCTCGGCTGCGGCAAGGAGGCCCAGGATGCCGGACTTGGTCGGCTGGGGCTGAGTGTCGCGGCGGTTGTAGCGGGAGGGGCCGCCCCACGACTGCAGGGGGGCGGCCAGCCGCAGGACGAGTACGGCCTGGCCGCTCATCGGTGACCTGCCTGCGCAGCCTCGGTGCGCTGCGCGGGGATCTCGCCGTGGGTCAGCCAGGCGCCGACGGTGTTGCCGACCTCCTCCAGGAGCGTTTGGAAGGGCAGCGAGGGGCCGAAGGCCTCCGCGAGTTTGTCGCTTTCCAACGCGTAGGTGGCCAGGGTCCGCTGCGGCACGGTGCCCCAGGTCTCGCCGGCCGTTTTCAACTCGTCGGCCAGTGCGGTAGCGGATTCGGCTGCCAGACCCTGGTTTCCGGTGACGGGTTCTTCGAAGGCGGAGACGAGGTTGACGGGCTGGTCGGTGCGGACGGTGACCAGGACCAGGTGGGGCAGGGTGCGGTGGGCGAAAGAGTTCTGGTGGCCGGTGGGCATGGACCGGGTGAACGCGTCGATGAACCGGACGGTGGCTTCGCGGGTGGCCTCGGCCGAGGTGAGGTTGTTACGCAGTTGGTGGGTGCCGAGTACTGCGTAGCGGTAGAGGGTGGCGCTGTTGAACTCCACGGTGCCGATCATGCCGGCTCCGCTGTCCTCGGTGTTCTCGTCGTCGACGGCGGTGTAGTAGTCGAACTCGGTGCGCACCGCGTGGGTGGACAACGCGTGGGCGACCTGGACCGCGGCGTCGACGTTCAGGTCCTTCAGGTCGGCGACCATCCGGCCGAAGAGCGCGACCTCAGCCGGGTGACCTGTGGACAGCGCGGAGACCACGGGCAGCTTGCTGGTCTCCTCCTGGAGCTCCTTGTCGGGCAGCGCGGCCAGTTCCGCGGCGCGTCCGCCGAGCAGGCGCACGAGGTCGTCGAGCTGGCGCTTACCGAAGAAGAGCAGGTAGGCGGACTGCTCCTCCTTTTTCGCCGACTTCTTGATGCCCAGCGGTTCCATCAGCGCAGCCGCCAAGCGATCGGCCTGCGCAGCCTCCAGGGCCGCTCCGCCCTCGCTCTCGGGCCGGCCGAGGCGCTCGGCGAGCAGGGTGGCGATCCGCTTGGTGCGGGTGGCTCGGTCGGCGGGCGCCTCGGTCTTGGCGAACTCGATCCGGGTGGCGCGCTTCCAGGCCTGCGAGGAGATCCGTGCACGACGGGCACCCCCGTAGAGGGCCTGCTTCGGAGTACCGGAATCATCCCGGTTGATGTTGGACGGCGGAACGCTCTGCAGGATGTGGACCTCAACGAAAAGCGTCGGCTCGGACATGACATGACTCCTTAGGGAAGGTGAGCACCGCGCAGTGGCGGTGCCGGAAGTGGAACGGCAGAGGAGCGCCCGGCAGCGGTGGCCGGGCAGGTGAGGGCAGGCAGCAGCGCGAGTGCACTGTGCTTGGGCGTTGGCGGCACGGTGCGTAAAGCGACAGGGTCAGGGCTGCGCGTCCTCGCGGCGGAAGTCGCGATCCCACGTGCTGCGCAGACGCGACTGAGCCTCTGGCCGCTGCGGGTCGTCCCAGCCACGCAGGGCCATGCGGACGAGGGTGTAGTCCAGGCCGACGTCCGCCTGGCGCAGCAGCGGCACGAGAGTGCGCAGATGGTGGGCAAGCTCCTGGGAATCCAGGGAGGTAAGCAGGGCGCCGAGTCGGCGCTCCAGGGCCACTCGGTCCGTGCTGTTGTTCCGGGCAAGGAGTGTGCGGCAAGCGGCGCCAGGACTGATCCCGGCCACGTGCATCTGCTGTTTCTTGCCCTGCTGGTGCATGCCGAAAAGAGTCAGCGCACTGTGCTCGGCGCTGAGATCCCTGGTGAGAGCACCCCTGGCACGCAACTCGCTGCCCATCCACGTGCGGTAGAAGCTCCACATGGCGGGCACCGTGCCGGCTTCTTCCCCAACCCCGGAGCGCAGAGCCGCCAGTTCGGCTCCCGCCTCGGGCCGTTCCGGGTCGAAAACGGACCAGTACCAGCTCTGCGCGCCCTGTCCCTGTCCGGACGGGCGGTCCTCCGTACTCCTGGTGATGGGATCGGTGTACTGAAGACCCCAGGCCCGCAGCACCCGGCCATGGTGCGGCGTCATCCAGTCACACAGGTCCCGGTGCAACCGTGTGTAGTCCAGACCGATGCCCGCCCGGCGCAGCAGGGGCACCAAACCGCGCAGGTGATGGACCAGCTCGTCCAAGTCCACTGCGGTCGCGGCCGCAGCCAGCCGCCTGCGGACGCCGGCGGCCACACGGTGCTCGTCGGCGAGGGTCAACTGGCGGCCGGCGGCCGCTTCGGCGACCAGATCGGCCCGCAAGGTGCGGCAGGCCGTGCCCAGCCCTGTAGCCGGGCAGTGGACCGGCTGCGTCGCGCCATGCTGGTGCAGGCCGAAGAGAGTGAGCGCGGCATGCTCGGCCCGGTAGGAGCGGGGCAGCCGCTCCGAGGTCCGGGCGATGTCGGTCAGCTCCACCCGGTGCAGGTACCGCATACCGGCGACGGTGCCCGGCTCACGCCCGAGGCCATCGCGCAAGGCACGCAGACCCCGCTCGGCCCACGCCGGCGGACGGGACAAATTCTGTGCTTGCCACTCCTCGGTGAACTCCTCCCAGAAGTAGGCGCGGTAGGTCCGTGCGGCCGGTGCTGCCATGCTGCTCATGCCGCTTCCCCCTCACCTGTCGCGGCATCGACGGTGCGAGTGAGGATC
This region includes:
- the cas6e gene encoding type I-E CRISPR-associated protein Cas6/Cse3/CasE, which translates into the protein MPYLSKIALNPRRRAAVSLLANPHRLHAAVLGGLATQPVTERVLWRLESNTPHRAEILVLTENRPSWQHLVEQAGWPDADGGQPLIADYAPLLQRLAVGREFAFRLTANPVQTVQRPVKPSEEQLQRMKNADTLEKRRGFRVAHRTAAQQLTWLLTRTERHGFTIPATDTGTTIDLDASTAAEAPAGPAPAVSLIARDTLRFRKGKDGPRVTLSTATFQGRLRVTDPVALQATLLGGIGPAKGYGQGMLTLAPLLQEAPHG
- the cas5e gene encoding type I-E CRISPR-associated protein Cas5/CasD — translated: MSGQAVLVLRLAAPLQSWGGPSRYNRRDTQPQPTKSGILGLLAAAEGRPREASLTDLLGLRLGVRVDQPGTLLRDYHTVSDHRGLALPAAKVDAKGAQKKTGPAKYTGVTQRYYLQDAVFTAAVAGPAALLQHLEHAVRHPAFPLSLGRRSCPPTGPVSLGLHPDTDLPKVLEDVPWQASAPHRARFRGAQVTVEATVEDPAGDLTATDVPDTYDLKTGTLFSQRTVRHLWISLPTGQQTTGQAADIPAGRTDLGHDPFALLGW
- the cas7e gene encoding type I-E CRISPR-associated protein Cas7/Cse4/CasC — translated: MSEPTLFVEVHILQSVPPSNINRDDSGTPKQALYGGARRARISSQAWKRATRIEFAKTEAPADRATRTKRIATLLAERLGRPESEGGAALEAAQADRLAAALMEPLGIKKSAKKEEQSAYLLFFGKRQLDDLVRLLGGRAAELAALPDKELQEETSKLPVVSALSTGHPAEVALFGRMVADLKDLNVDAAVQVAHALSTHAVRTEFDYYTAVDDENTEDSGAGMIGTVEFNSATLYRYAVLGTHQLRNNLTSAEATREATVRFIDAFTRSMPTGHQNSFAHRTLPHLVLVTVRTDQPVNLVSAFEEPVTGNQGLAAESATALADELKTAGETWGTVPQRTLATYALESDKLAEAFGPSLPFQTLLEEVGNTVGAWLTHGEIPAQRTEAAQAGHR
- the casB gene encoding type I-E CRISPR-associated protein Cse2/CasB; translated protein: MSSMAAPAARTYRAYFWEEFTEEWQAQNLSRPPAWAERGLRALRDGLGREPGTVAGMRYLHRVELTDIARTSERLPRSYRAEHAALTLFGLHQHGATQPVHCPATGLGTACRTLRADLVAEAAAGRQLTLADEHRVAAGVRRRLAAAATAVDLDELVHHLRGLVPLLRRAGIGLDYTRLHRDLCDWMTPHHGRVLRAWGLQYTDPITRSTEDRPSGQGQGAQSWYWSVFDPERPEAGAELAALRSGVGEEAGTVPAMWSFYRTWMGSELRARGALTRDLSAEHSALTLFGMHQQGKKQQMHVAGISPGAACRTLLARNNSTDRVALERRLGALLTSLDSQELAHHLRTLVPLLRQADVGLDYTLVRMALRGWDDPQRPEAQSRLRSTWDRDFRREDAQP